The following coding sequences are from one Lolium rigidum isolate FL_2022 chromosome 6, APGP_CSIRO_Lrig_0.1, whole genome shotgun sequence window:
- the LOC124664316 gene encoding LEAF RUST 10 DISEASE-RESISTANCE LOCUS RECEPTOR-LIKE PROTEIN KINASE-like 2.1 has protein sequence MAPSPVYPVHLSLLLLLSAILAGTAATKTTFPNTTTTTPAGCPSYRCGHAVDVRYPFWIDDGDGDTNGTANASSHCGYPALRLECRRDSPVLPLPSGDYAVTHIQYGDRTVSLFDLGVFSHSNTCPLVAGRNLTLPPAGALSLTARDANLTFFIHCSFVVGVPAGHLVACLEGDGRHHSYVFRDDDDLMPAHGLAGACQDVVGIPVLRRSLLGSRTGDTAAAPGPLDAVVPALNMGFELSWRPAAGGECGGCEKGGGMCGHSRTAGSEAWAFTCFRTAANSASWAGPKSAGHCSSVRGLLFTELVGASNPPHTPQGLSNLVRRFRLPENTKVEEMKAGLENGVLTVTVPKVEVKKPEVKAIEISG, from the exons ATGGCGCCGTCGCCAGTCTATCCCGTccacctctccctcctcctcctcctctctgccATTCTCGCCGGCACCGCGGCCACGAAGACGACGTTCccaaacaccaccaccaccacgccggcaGGCTGCCCGTCCTACCGGTGCGGCCACGCCGTGGACGTCAGGTATCCGTTCTggatcgacgacggcgacggcgacacgAACGGCACCGCCAACGCCTCGTCCCACTGCGGATACCCAGCCTTGCGCCTCGAGTGCCGGCGCGACTCGCCGGTGCTCCCGTTGCCGTCGGGCGACTACGCCGTGACCCACATCCAGTACGGCGACAGGACCGTCTCGCTTTTCGACCTCGGCGTCTTCTCCCACTCCAACACGTGCCCGCTGGTCGCCGGCCGCAACCTCACGCTCCCGCCCGCCGGCGCGCTCTCGCTCACCGCCAGGGACGCCAACCTCACCTTCTTCATCCACTGCTCCTTCGTGGTTGGCGTTCCGGCCGGACACCTCGTCGCGTGCCTCGAGGGCGACGGCCGCCACCACTCCTACGTCTtccgcgacgacgacgacctcatGCCGGCGCACGGGCTCGCCGGGGCGTGCCAGGACGTCGTCGGCATTCCCGTGCTCAGGAGGTCCCTGCTCGGCAGCAGGACGGGTGACACGGCAGCCGCGCCGGGCCCGCTGGACGCTGTTGTCCCGGCGCTGAACATGGGCTTCGAGCTCAGCTGGCGTCCAGCGGCGGGAGGGGAGTGCGGCGGCTGCGAGAAGGGCGGCGGCATGTGCGGCCACAGTCGCACGGCGGGGAGCGAGGCGTGGGCCTTCACGTGCTTCAGGACTGCCGCGAACTCTGCTTCATGGGCCGGGCCGAAATCTGCAG GTCATTGCAGTTCTGTACGGGGGCTTCTATTTACCGAGCTGGTCGGTGCCAGCAACccaccgcacaccccccaggGC TTATCAAACTTGGTCAGGCGCTTCCGCCTCCCGGAGAACACCAAGGTGGAGGAGATGAAAGCCGGGCTGGAGAACGGCGTGCTCACCGTCACCGTGCCCAAGGTTGAGGTCAAGAAGCCCGAGGTGAAGGCCATCGAGATCTCTGGTTGA